A single window of Ignavibacteriota bacterium DNA harbors:
- the fliJ gene encoding flagellar export protein FliJ, translated as MTKFKYKFETIKEIKERFEKIVMKELSVINLEIERIKKEIENLKRELWETKSKKLKKSSIKMNELQFYSKHENFIERQINILKKDLAKKNIEKENKVKELIKKSKETKTFEKLEEKHRAEFFKSQDKLEQIELDEIAVKEFNR; from the coding sequence TTGACAAAATTCAAATATAAATTTGAAACAATTAAAGAAATAAAGGAAAGATTCGAAAAGATTGTAATGAAAGAACTTTCTGTTATCAATTTGGAAATAGAAAGGATAAAAAAAGAAATTGAAAACCTTAAGCGGGAATTATGGGAAACTAAATCAAAGAAACTTAAGAAGAGTTCAATTAAAATGAACGAATTGCAATTTTATTCCAAACATGAAAATTTTATTGAGCGGCAAATTAATATTTTGAAGAAAGATTTGGCTAAAAAGAATATAGAAAAAGAAAACAAAGTGAAAGAATTAATTAAAAAATCTAAAGAGACAAAAACTTTTGAAAAACTTGAAGAAAAGCATAGAGCGGAATTTTTCAAGTCTCAAGATAAACTTGAGCAGATAGAATTAGACGAAATTGCTGTTAAAGAATTTAATAGGTAA
- the fliI gene encoding flagellar protein export ATPase FliI: MIDLLENITETYAQIIDSTDSIKLNGKVTDVIGFIIISVGPNVSLGEICTIIDRNGKEICKSEVVGFKDGKVLSIALGEIQNIAPSCQIVSSGKSFTIGVSDQLLGRVIDGFGNPIDDKGEINFSIFKNTHREPPNPLTRKRIDTALQTGVRAIDGLLTVGKGQRVGIFAGSGVGKSVMLGMIARNTTADISVIILVGERGREVREFIEKDLGEEGLKRSVIVVATSDKPSLARIKAAYIGTTIAEYFRDQGKDVVLMMDSVTRFAHAQREVGITIGEPPTTKGYTPSVFAVLPKLLERAGTSTKGSITGFYTVLVDGDDMTDPIADSVRSILDGHFVLSRKLANKGQFPAIDPLQSISRVMPDIIPDDHRKRALEFNEILSSYNEAEDLINIGAYVKGSNPQIDHALSKISGLRTYLKQDIKEGASYSDTVKKLYNLIEKPLG; this comes from the coding sequence ATGATAGATCTTTTGGAAAATATTACCGAGACTTATGCTCAAATAATCGATTCGACAGATTCCATAAAACTTAACGGAAAAGTAACGGATGTTATTGGATTTATTATTATTTCGGTCGGACCGAATGTTTCCTTGGGAGAAATTTGTACGATAATAGATAGAAACGGTAAAGAGATTTGTAAATCGGAAGTAGTTGGATTTAAAGACGGAAAAGTGCTTTCAATTGCTTTGGGTGAAATTCAAAATATCGCACCTTCATGCCAAATTGTTTCATCGGGAAAAAGTTTTACAATCGGTGTAAGCGATCAATTATTAGGAAGAGTAATTGACGGATTCGGTAATCCGATTGATGATAAAGGCGAAATAAATTTTTCAATATTTAAAAATACACATAGAGAACCGCCGAATCCTTTAACAAGAAAAAGAATAGACACAGCGCTTCAAACAGGTGTAAGAGCAATAGACGGACTTTTAACAGTTGGTAAAGGACAAAGAGTTGGAATATTTGCCGGCAGCGGAGTTGGTAAAAGTGTAATGCTCGGCATGATAGCCAGAAACACAACCGCGGATATAAGCGTAATTATTCTTGTGGGTGAACGAGGCAGAGAAGTTAGAGAATTTATTGAAAAAGATTTGGGAGAAGAAGGTTTAAAAAGATCGGTAATTGTTGTTGCCACAAGCGATAAGCCTTCGCTGGCAAGAATTAAAGCCGCGTATATTGGAACAACTATTGCGGAATATTTCCGCGATCAAGGAAAAGATGTTGTTTTGATGATGGATTCCGTAACACGATTTGCCCATGCGCAAAGAGAAGTTGGTATTACAATCGGTGAACCGCCAACGACAAAAGGCTATACTCCTTCTGTATTTGCCGTGCTTCCAAAATTATTGGAAAGAGCAGGAACTTCAACAAAGGGAAGTATAACGGGATTCTATACGGTTTTAGTCGACGGTGATGATATGACAGATCCTATTGCCGACAGCGTAAGATCTATTTTGGACGGACATTTTGTACTATCGAGAAAGTTAGCAAACAAAGGACAGTTTCCTGCAATTGATCCATTGCAAAGCATAAGCAGAGTTATGCCGGATATAATTCCTGATGACCATAGAAAACGAGCTTTGGAATTTAATGAAATTCTTTCTTCATACAATGAAGCTGAGGATTTAATAAATATTGGTGCGTACGTAAAAGGGAGCAATCCGCAAATTGATCATGCTTTAAGCAAAATATCCGGTTTAAGAACATACTTAAAACAAGATATTAAAGAAGGAGCTTCCTACTCAGATACGGTTAAAAAACTTTATAATTTAATTGAAAAACCTTTGGGATGA
- the fliG gene encoding flagellar motor switch protein FliG, whose amino-acid sequence MSTSEQLKSPAITKKDLNGIQKSALLLIALNVETASQVFKYLEPTDVEAISAEISKVKNIPSHIVEQVIDDYHDLVTAREYVLEGGLEYAQQVLEKSFGLSKAMEVIEKVKNLTTLHGFDVLKKADSTQLVNFLNKEHPQTIALILSHLNPDQTAQALIELPEDIRTDVIYRIATLGKISPQTLTQIEKVVDELAGFSINQTMGQLGGTKSVANILNRINVSMNKEIISAIETKDEDVAFEIKRLMFLFDDIIHLQDRDIQRILKEVDRKDLALSLKVAEERVQEKVFGNMSERAADLLKEELQFMGPVKLKEVEAAQGRIVDVIKKLEEQEEVTISFRGGGSEEVYV is encoded by the coding sequence ATGAGTACTAGTGAGCAATTAAAAAGTCCCGCAATTACAAAAAAAGATTTAAATGGAATTCAAAAATCAGCTTTGTTATTAATTGCGCTAAACGTTGAAACGGCTTCTCAAGTTTTTAAATATTTGGAACCGACGGATGTTGAAGCAATATCCGCTGAAATTTCAAAAGTTAAAAATATTCCGTCTCACATTGTTGAACAAGTTATTGATGACTATCATGATCTGGTTACAGCTCGTGAATATGTTCTGGAAGGCGGTTTAGAATATGCTCAGCAAGTTTTGGAAAAATCTTTCGGACTTTCCAAAGCGATGGAAGTTATTGAAAAGGTAAAAAATCTTACCACATTGCACGGCTTTGACGTACTTAAAAAAGCGGATTCAACTCAGCTTGTTAATTTCTTAAACAAAGAACATCCTCAAACCATCGCATTGATTTTATCGCATTTGAATCCCGATCAAACAGCACAGGCTTTGATTGAATTACCTGAAGATATTAGAACAGACGTAATTTATAGAATTGCAACCTTGGGCAAAATTTCTCCGCAAACACTTACGCAAATTGAAAAAGTTGTTGACGAGCTTGCCGGTTTCTCAATAAACCAAACAATGGGACAATTAGGCGGAACAAAAAGTGTAGCCAATATTCTTAATAGAATAAATGTTTCAATGAATAAAGAGATTATATCCGCAATTGAAACTAAAGATGAAGACGTTGCGTTTGAAATAAAAAGATTAATGTTCTTGTTTGACGATATAATTCATTTGCAAGATAGAGATATTCAAAGAATTCTTAAGGAAGTCGATAGAAAAGATTTAGCCTTATCGTTAAAAGTCGCGGAAGAAAGAGTTCAAGAAAAGGTATTTGGAAACATGTCTGAAAGAGCAGCAGATTTATTGAAAGAAGAATTACAGTTTATGGGTCCGGTAAAACTTAAAGAAGTTGAAGCCGCCCAAGGAAGAATTGTAGACGTAATTAAAAAGTTAGAAGAACAGGAAGAAGTAACAATCAGCTTTAGAGGCGGTGGTTCCGAAGAAGTATATGTCTGA
- the fliF gene encoding flagellar M-ring protein FliF, translated as MLGGIGVVAVILLIFILIAFNEPSYTTLYSNLAPEEASQVVDYLNNQKIQYKLEDNGNTISVPKTVVYEVRLALAGKGIPSTGMIGYEIFDKNTIGMSEFMQKLNFKRALEGEIARTIIQQEGIENARVHIVTPEKAVFKDDQKKATASVVLKLRSNYTLPESSIFAITNLVASSVEGLEIGNVTIIDNKGRLLSKKPEDSELAINSGKQYEIKSSVEKYLEKKAQTILDKILGYDNSDVKVNVELDFNQLEKTLETIDPESQVAVSEQSSKNTSNGKSVSDSNAVYSESTTTNYELSKTIEHMIGGTGTIKRITLAAVINGVKSEVQNGEETTIVNEPRSEEQLQQLELLLKQAVGIDPTRNDEISIVSIPFETNNLDSEDDGSSPLDNIGNYMNYLLLLIGILGAAFILKSLLTKLKEEKIMIGTVGGGVGSFTDTSFESRLEAPIWDPGTAIKKSKKSKKTHFEMGDIEDEISDEAVMKKMKQDKIINYVSKNPAEAAKLINSWLKEDEY; from the coding sequence ATGCTTGGCGGAATTGGTGTTGTTGCCGTAATTCTTTTAATATTTATTTTAATTGCGTTTAATGAACCAAGTTATACAACATTATATTCCAACCTTGCGCCTGAAGAAGCATCGCAGGTAGTTGACTACTTAAATAACCAAAAAATTCAATACAAATTAGAAGATAACGGAAATACAATCAGTGTTCCCAAAACAGTTGTATACGAAGTACGTTTGGCTTTAGCCGGTAAAGGAATTCCTTCAACGGGCATGATAGGTTATGAGATTTTTGATAAAAATACAATCGGAATGTCTGAGTTCATGCAGAAGCTTAATTTTAAAAGAGCGCTTGAAGGAGAAATCGCAAGAACAATAATTCAACAGGAAGGAATAGAAAACGCGCGGGTTCATATTGTTACACCTGAAAAAGCAGTATTTAAAGATGATCAAAAAAAGGCGACCGCGTCGGTTGTTTTAAAATTAAGATCGAATTATACGCTTCCCGAAAGCAGCATTTTTGCTATTACAAATCTTGTTGCATCCAGTGTGGAAGGATTGGAAATCGGTAATGTAACAATTATTGATAATAAAGGAAGATTACTTTCGAAAAAACCGGAAGACAGCGAATTAGCTATAAATAGCGGCAAACAGTATGAAATTAAAAGCAGTGTGGAAAAATATCTTGAGAAAAAAGCTCAGACAATACTTGACAAAATTTTAGGATATGACAACTCTGATGTTAAAGTAAATGTTGAATTGGATTTTAATCAGCTTGAAAAAACTTTAGAAACAATTGATCCGGAATCACAAGTAGCGGTAAGCGAGCAGTCTTCCAAAAACACAAGCAACGGAAAAAGCGTAAGCGATTCAAACGCTGTTTATTCCGAATCAACTACAACCAATTATGAATTAAGCAAAACAATTGAACATATGATCGGCGGAACTGGCACAATTAAAAGAATAACGCTTGCCGCAGTTATAAACGGAGTAAAATCCGAAGTTCAAAATGGCGAAGAAACAACAATAGTAAACGAACCTAGATCGGAAGAACAATTGCAGCAATTGGAATTACTTTTAAAACAAGCAGTTGGAATTGATCCCACAAGAAACGATGAAATCTCAATAGTAAGTATTCCATTTGAAACAAATAATTTGGATTCGGAAGATGACGGCAGTTCGCCATTAGATAACATCGGTAATTATATGAATTATTTACTTCTGCTGATCGGGATACTTGGAGCCGCGTTTATTCTGAAATCGCTGCTCACAAAATTAAAAGAAGAAAAGATAATGATTGGAACAGTCGGCGGGGGCGTTGGAAGCTTTACGGATACTTCGTTTGAATCAAGGTTAGAAGCTCCTATTTGGGATCCCGGAACAGCGATTAAAAAGAGCAAAAAAAGTAAGAAAACTCATTTTGAAATGGGTGATATAGAAGATGAAATTTCTGATGAAGCGGTAATGAAAAAAATGAAGCAAGATAAGATTATAAATTATGTAAGTAAAAATCCGGCAGAAGCTGCAAAATTAATTAATTCATGGTTGAAAGAAGATGAGTACTAG
- the fliE gene encoding flagellar hook-basal body complex protein FliE, producing the protein MKAVGLGNLIPKFPQQNSTKQISANNKFDGMLSNFIKGVNTDQLDSKQITSDFIEGKDVELHEVMITGEKAKTSLELLMQIRNKTVDMYKELTRMQ; encoded by the coding sequence ATGAAAGCAGTAGGTTTAGGCAATTTAATACCGAAATTTCCACAGCAGAATTCTACAAAACAAATTTCCGCTAATAATAAGTTTGATGGAATGCTTAGCAATTTTATAAAAGGCGTTAATACCGATCAATTGGACAGCAAACAAATAACGAGCGATTTTATTGAAGGGAAAGATGTTGAATTGCACGAAGTGATGATCACAGGAGAAAAGGCAAAAACAAGTTTAGAGCTATTAATGCAAATACGAAATAAAACAGTAGATATGTACAAAGAATTAACAAGGATGCAATAA
- the flgC gene encoding flagellar basal body rod protein FlgC — protein MEIRPNFSSFKISSKGMSIQKQRMELITENIANTSTTKTENGTPYQRKFIRVEKDKDNLTLKNSLPLKNSGFSLESVYKNKNQAKGVESFEPELNLKVEVKTDNTEGELVYMPDHPDANEEGYVSMPNISVVTEMVDMISASRSFEANLTAFNSAKQIAKDSLEI, from the coding sequence ATGGAAATAAGACCGAATTTTTCTTCATTTAAAATAAGCTCAAAAGGTATGAGCATTCAAAAACAAAGAATGGAGCTTATTACCGAAAATATTGCCAATACGAGCACTACCAAAACAGAAAATGGAACTCCGTATCAGCGTAAATTTATTAGAGTTGAAAAAGATAAAGATAACTTAACACTTAAAAATTCTCTGCCGTTAAAAAATTCCGGTTTTTCCCTTGAGAGCGTTTATAAAAATAAAAACCAGGCTAAAGGTGTAGAAAGTTTTGAACCCGAATTGAATTTGAAAGTTGAAGTAAAAACAGATAATACCGAAGGTGAATTAGTTTATATGCCCGATCATCCGGACGCAAATGAAGAAGGTTATGTTTCAATGCCCAACATTAGCGTTGTAACCGAAATGGTTGATATGATATCGGCATCAAGAAGTTTTGAAGCAAATTTAACGGCATTTAATTCCGCTAAGCAGATAGCAAAAGATTCGTTGGAGATATAA
- the flgB gene encoding flagellar basal body rod protein FlgB: protein MPISENKVLENLLNFTALKQKVVSQNLANSETIGYKRRDVAFKDMLQAGMKTLSTDHFNEDDLEITIDENMENISGVNNVDVNKEMAEMAQNSIMFKFGSKKINNYYQTLQRVIRGGN, encoded by the coding sequence ATGCCAATTTCCGAAAATAAAGTTTTAGAAAACCTTCTGAATTTTACGGCTCTTAAACAAAAAGTTGTGAGCCAGAATTTAGCCAATTCGGAAACCATTGGCTATAAAAGAAGAGATGTGGCATTTAAAGATATGCTGCAGGCAGGAATGAAGACTCTTTCAACCGATCATTTTAACGAAGACGATCTGGAAATAACAATTGATGAAAATATGGAAAATATATCAGGCGTAAATAATGTTGACGTAAATAAAGAAATGGCGGAAATGGCGCAGAATTCAATAATGTTCAAATTTGGCTCAAAGAAAATTAATAATTATTACCAAACGTTACAGAGAGTAATAAGAGGGGGTAACTAA
- a CDS encoding chemotaxis response regulator protein-glutamate methylesterase — translation MNKKIRILVVDDSAFMRKSLSLLLESDPMIQVIDTAVDGIEGVEKVKRLKPDIVTLDIEMPRMDGLTALKKIMSESPTPVIMVSSLTTEGAQETLKALELGAVDFIPKGMSFVSVAIAGIKEDLIRKVKEIYSSKNVINRLTSLNSKFDAKSQTVKSAGTLAQLPKLNYKAFAIGISTGGPISLQKVIPYLSDKIKIPIFIVQHMPPKFTASLAERLNALSGLEVKEAQNDETVRNGVVYIAPGGFHLTLEKDPQGLVKIKTSQTPENVLHKPSVDVMLDSVQKIYGKFMLGIIMTGMGKDGLEGIKKLKNSGGYCIAQNEQTCVVYGMPRAIVDNGLADVIAPLEEIPKILNQAV, via the coding sequence ATGAATAAAAAAATTAGAATTTTAGTTGTTGACGATTCAGCTTTCATGAGAAAATCGCTTAGTTTGCTTTTAGAATCGGACCCAATGATACAAGTAATTGATACGGCCGTTGATGGAATTGAAGGAGTAGAAAAAGTTAAAAGATTAAAACCTGATATTGTTACATTGGATATTGAAATGCCGAGGATGGACGGGCTAACGGCATTAAAGAAAATAATGAGTGAATCGCCAACTCCGGTTATTATGGTTAGCTCATTAACTACTGAAGGCGCGCAGGAAACATTAAAAGCTTTAGAACTTGGCGCCGTTGATTTTATACCTAAAGGAATGTCATTTGTAAGCGTCGCAATTGCCGGAATTAAAGAAGATTTAATTAGAAAAGTAAAGGAAATCTACAGCAGTAAAAATGTTATAAACAGATTGACTAGTTTAAATTCTAAATTTGATGCAAAGAGTCAAACAGTAAAATCAGCCGGAACATTGGCTCAGCTTCCAAAATTAAATTATAAAGCATTTGCAATAGGCATTTCTACAGGCGGACCAATATCATTACAAAAGGTAATTCCCTATTTATCAGATAAAATCAAAATTCCAATATTTATTGTACAGCATATGCCGCCTAAATTTACGGCATCTTTGGCAGAACGACTTAACGCGCTAAGCGGCTTGGAAGTTAAAGAAGCTCAAAATGATGAAACTGTAAGAAACGGGGTTGTTTATATTGCACCCGGCGGATTTCACCTTACATTGGAAAAAGATCCGCAAGGTTTAGTTAAAATTAAAACATCGCAGACACCTGAAAATGTTCTGCATAAACCTTCGGTTGATGTAATGCTTGATTCGGTTCAAAAGATATACGGAAAATTTATGCTGGGTATAATAATGACAGGAATGGGTAAGGACGGATTAGAAGGGATTAAAAAATTAAAAAACTCCGGCGGATATTGTATTGCGCAGAATGAACAAACATGCGTTGTGTACGGAATGCCAAGAGCTATTGTTGATAATGGTTTGGCAGACGTAATAGCGCCATTAGAAGAAATACCTAAAATCTTAAATCAAGCGGTATAA
- a CDS encoding chemotaxis protein CheA, with translation MADYSLLTDPDMTEIFESFIVETKETLEKLDLDLVKLESTPEDTDLLNEIFRSFHTVKGTSGFLGLVKMQELTHRLEDILNKLRKGEVKLNSAIMDGILSGYDALSELLVIVEENKNEEFDIEHEVKKLEKIIDQINNNSFEEQPAKEEHVQEEQLVEQIITKVKSGDSNFSDEEIEKAFLENTKSLKKKAKGKSKKNKPVEDLIENVEIITEANEKEELHFEEVINFDKSPTFQEINEINKEINAKNISESIAKKQGDEKKQSGNGVEQTIRVDVERLDELLNLVSELVLGRNRLAQLNSDVSMKYEGTEVSRNLADTARQIDLLTTELQLAVMKTRMIKIEKVFNRFPRLVRDLSKETGKDINLVISGEKTELDKTLIEEINDPLVHIIRNSVDHGIETPEVRKALGKPEKGTISLSAEHEGNHIIILIEDDGKGIDPKVIVEKAISKGILTKEKANDISKQEIYNLIFAPGFSTAEKVTNVSGRGVGMDVVKTNVSRLRGIIDIESEVNKGTRILIKLPLTLAIIQGLLVKVIGETIVLPLNSVIEVVKINKHEIYTINQTECIKLRDRVLPLINIDQILYHSDTMQNTSDHQFIVVIGLAEKRYGIKVDSLIGQKEIVIKSLGKYLGNIEGIAGSTIMGDGKVVMIADIAEIINKLKN, from the coding sequence ATGGCTGATTATTCTTTGCTCACTGATCCGGATATGACGGAAATATTTGAGAGTTTTATTGTTGAAACAAAAGAAACTCTTGAAAAATTAGACTTGGATTTGGTGAAGCTTGAAAGTACACCAGAAGATACCGATTTACTAAATGAAATTTTCAGATCATTTCACACTGTAAAAGGAACGTCCGGATTTCTTGGTTTAGTAAAAATGCAGGAATTAACTCACCGTTTGGAAGATATTTTAAATAAATTAAGAAAAGGTGAAGTTAAACTTAATTCAGCAATTATGGATGGGATTTTAAGCGGATATGACGCTTTGAGTGAACTTTTGGTAATTGTAGAAGAAAATAAAAACGAAGAATTTGACATTGAACATGAAGTAAAGAAACTTGAAAAAATAATAGATCAAATTAATAATAACAGTTTTGAAGAACAACCCGCTAAAGAAGAACATGTTCAAGAAGAACAATTAGTTGAACAAATAATTACAAAAGTTAAAAGCGGAGATTCAAATTTCAGCGATGAAGAAATTGAAAAAGCATTTTTAGAAAATACAAAAAGTTTAAAGAAAAAAGCCAAAGGCAAAAGTAAAAAAAATAAACCGGTAGAAGATTTAATTGAAAACGTTGAAATAATAACTGAAGCAAATGAAAAAGAAGAGCTTCATTTTGAAGAAGTAATTAATTTTGATAAAAGTCCTACCTTCCAAGAAATTAACGAAATAAATAAAGAAATTAATGCAAAAAATATTTCCGAATCCATCGCAAAGAAACAAGGAGATGAAAAGAAACAAAGCGGCAATGGTGTTGAACAAACTATTAGAGTTGATGTTGAAAGATTAGATGAATTATTAAATTTAGTTTCTGAACTTGTGCTGGGAAGAAACAGACTTGCACAATTAAACTCCGATGTTTCGATGAAATATGAAGGAACGGAAGTATCTAGAAATTTAGCGGATACCGCAAGACAAATCGATCTATTGACAACTGAACTTCAGTTAGCGGTGATGAAAACAAGAATGATTAAGATTGAAAAAGTTTTCAATCGCTTTCCAAGATTGGTTAGAGATTTAAGTAAAGAAACCGGTAAGGATATAAATCTTGTAATTAGCGGAGAAAAAACAGAACTCGATAAAACATTAATTGAAGAAATTAATGATCCGCTGGTTCACATTATAAGAAATTCCGTAGATCATGGAATTGAAACACCGGAAGTTAGGAAAGCTTTAGGTAAACCTGAAAAAGGCACAATTTCACTTTCAGCGGAACACGAAGGAAACCATATTATTATTCTTATTGAAGATGATGGAAAAGGAATAGATCCAAAAGTTATTGTTGAAAAAGCTATTTCAAAGGGAATTTTAACGAAAGAAAAAGCAAACGATATATCTAAACAAGAAATATATAATTTAATATTTGCGCCTGGATTTTCAACCGCCGAAAAAGTAACAAATGTTTCGGGAAGAGGCGTTGGAATGGACGTTGTTAAAACTAACGTTTCCAGATTAAGAGGAATTATAGATATTGAATCCGAGGTGAATAAAGGTACAAGAATCTTAATCAAACTTCCTTTAACACTTGCTATTATTCAAGGATTGCTGGTTAAAGTAATTGGCGAAACCATTGTACTTCCTTTAAACTCCGTAATTGAAGTTGTTAAAATTAATAAGCATGAAATTTATACAATCAATCAAACCGAATGCATAAAGCTTAGAGATAGAGTTTTACCTTTGATCAATATAGATCAAATTCTATATCATTCGGATACAATGCAGAATACTAGCGATCATCAATTCATTGTAGTTATCGGTTTAGCTGAAAAAAGATATGGTATAAAAGTCGACAGTTTAATTGGTCAGAAAGAAATCGTAATTAAATCTCTTGGTAAATATTTGGGAAATATTGAAGGCATTGCAGGCTCAACAATTATGGGCGACGGAAAGGTTGTAATGATAGCGGATATTGCCGAAATAATAAATAAGTTGAAAAATTAA
- a CDS encoding protein phosphatase CheZ, whose translation MSNSTKNLNDIVSRLHDVDNVFKFGEKMIPVIEGFVSFISDFIPFIEQVSGSIQESRSKIPEASNQLDKVTNATELAMTEVLDKIDSITLQLNELTECIDEMVHSRTKVEYLISQLCEEIKGNEKAKTIFKKLMEAIDVGLTLELMKNKVSNIMANTDQITMSLQVQDITAQQLAAVNHLIISVQQKLGNLLSTVDSSGINIEENLEHKKLPDVHFDARASYNPSENQQDQVDSIISSEKASQEEIDKLFS comes from the coding sequence ATGAGTAATTCTACAAAAAATTTGAACGATATTGTTAGCCGGTTGCATGATGTAGACAACGTTTTTAAATTCGGCGAAAAAATGATTCCCGTTATTGAAGGTTTTGTTTCCTTCATTAGTGATTTTATTCCTTTTATTGAACAAGTCAGTGGTTCTATTCAAGAAAGCAGATCAAAAATTCCCGAAGCGTCTAACCAACTGGATAAAGTTACAAACGCTACAGAATTGGCAATGACCGAAGTTCTTGATAAAATTGATTCAATAACATTACAGTTAAACGAACTAACCGAATGCATTGATGAAATGGTTCACAGCAGGACAAAAGTTGAATATTTGATTTCTCAATTATGTGAAGAAATTAAAGGCAACGAAAAAGCAAAAACAATATTTAAAAAGTTAATGGAAGCAATTGATGTTGGTTTAACATTAGAATTGATGAAGAATAAAGTTTCCAATATAATGGCAAATACGGATCAAATAACGATGTCACTGCAAGTTCAAGATATTACCGCTCAGCAGCTTGCCGCGGTTAATCATTTGATTATTTCAGTACAGCAAAAACTCGGTAATTTGCTTTCAACGGTTGATTCTTCCGGAATAAATATTGAAGAAAATTTAGAACACAAAAAATTACCGGATGTACATTTTGACGCGAGAGCTTCATATAATCCTTCTGAAAATCAGCAGGATCAAGTTGATTCAATCATTAGCAGCGAAAAAGCATCACAAGAAGAAATAGATAAATTATTTTCATAA
- a CDS encoding response regulator: MDTKFLIVDDSVTMRRIVVNTLKSIGYSKYSEAEHGKDALDKLEADGEINFVITDWNMPVMSGLELTKAIRSNNKTQTMPILMVTTRGVKEDIVQALQAKVSNYVVKPFTPQILKDKIDLILAN; the protein is encoded by the coding sequence ATGGATACAAAATTTTTGATAGTCGATGATTCGGTAACAATGAGAAGAATTGTTGTTAATACCCTTAAATCAATCGGCTACAGTAAATATTCAGAAGCAGAACATGGAAAAGATGCTTTAGATAAACTTGAAGCCGATGGCGAAATAAATTTTGTTATAACAGATTGGAACATGCCGGTAATGTCTGGATTGGAATTGACAAAAGCAATTCGTTCAAATAACAAAACACAGACAATGCCTATTTTAATGGTTACAACACGCGGAGTTAAAGAAGATATAGTTCAAGCTTTGCAGGCAAAAGTATCAAATTACGTTGTAAAACCTTTTACGCCGCAAATCTTAAAAGATAAAATTGATTTGATATTAGCAAACTAA
- a CDS encoding response regulator, giving the protein MKKVILIADDSPTIRKFVSFSLKAQGFEVLAACDGMEAIELLPTTNIDLIITDLNMPNMDGFELIKAIRDNEANKNIPIIILSSLKGSEEIRKGLTAGANSYMVKPFDPKRIQYEVAKYIN; this is encoded by the coding sequence ATGAAAAAAGTTATACTAATAGCTGATGATTCTCCAACAATTAGAAAATTTGTATCATTTTCATTAAAAGCTCAAGGATTTGAAGTCCTTGCCGCATGTGATGGTATGGAAGCAATAGAATTGTTGCCGACAACAAATATCGATTTAATTATTACTGATTTGAACATGCCTAATATGGATGGATTCGAATTAATTAAAGCAATTAGAGACAACGAAGCAAATAAAAATATTCCTATTATAATTCTTTCATCATTAAAAGGAAGTGAGGAAATAAGAAAAGGTTTAACTGCTGGAGCTAATTCTTATATGGTAAAACCATTCGATCCTAAAAGAATACAATACGAAGTTGCGAAATATATAAACTAA